One window of Botrimarina mediterranea genomic DNA carries:
- a CDS encoding toxin-antitoxin system YwqK family antitoxin, translated as MARTPPAKLADGAGEAVIPISLSIAPVLKKFLCLLSALAFASPGRAEEFAAPLGVTRAEPVTETVCERDAAGVIRVQREVRQNRRGDYVNHGVWRTWDASGKLAGQGRYESGKPAGLWSRWATAEDTPSLAADHFAGFTGPFLSQANYRDGQLDGVWSIFDASGKRVSEVHFVAGQRDGFATLWTSAGEVSRRSQFAAGLPTGVLQSLDESGELVTTAQFEAGRERIEHTEHHDNGRLKAREGWLSGLQRPVVTDDPWRLRLAQYEPSGPEVRSGVREAWWPNGQPKLQTEYRLGKAVGEARWWHENGQLALSGNYDSGLASGEWNWWRENGMRAAACRFNQGKPAGEWSLWATDGQRQPTASSNGRLVQRPTTMLVR; from the coding sequence TTGGCCCGAACTCCTCCGGCGAAGCTTGCCGATGGCGCTGGTGAAGCCGTAATCCCGATATCGCTCTCGATCGCACCGGTCTTGAAGAAGTTCCTCTGCCTGCTGTCGGCCCTCGCCTTCGCGTCCCCGGGACGCGCCGAGGAGTTCGCCGCGCCGCTCGGGGTGACCCGGGCCGAACCCGTCACTGAGACGGTTTGCGAGCGCGACGCCGCCGGCGTTATCCGCGTTCAGCGTGAGGTCCGCCAGAACCGCCGGGGAGATTACGTCAACCACGGCGTCTGGCGAACTTGGGACGCCAGTGGCAAGCTCGCCGGCCAAGGCCGTTACGAGTCGGGGAAACCCGCCGGGCTCTGGTCTCGTTGGGCGACGGCCGAGGACACGCCGAGCCTCGCCGCCGACCACTTTGCCGGCTTCACCGGTCCGTTCCTCTCGCAGGCGAACTACCGCGACGGCCAGCTCGACGGCGTCTGGTCGATTTTCGACGCCAGCGGCAAACGCGTCAGCGAGGTCCATTTCGTGGCCGGCCAGCGCGACGGCTTCGCGACGCTCTGGACCTCTGCGGGCGAGGTCAGCCGCCGATCACAGTTCGCAGCCGGCCTGCCGACTGGCGTCCTCCAGTCGCTCGACGAATCGGGCGAACTCGTCACGACCGCCCAGTTCGAAGCGGGCCGTGAGCGGATCGAGCACACGGAACACCACGACAACGGCCGGCTGAAGGCCCGAGAGGGTTGGCTCAGCGGCCTCCAGCGTCCGGTCGTGACCGACGACCCCTGGCGGCTGCGGCTGGCCCAGTACGAGCCCAGCGGCCCCGAGGTCCGCAGCGGCGTCCGCGAAGCCTGGTGGCCCAACGGCCAGCCCAAGCTGCAGACCGAGTACCGTCTCGGCAAGGCGGTTGGCGAGGCCCGCTGGTGGCACGAGAACGGCCAGCTTGCCCTCAGCGGCAATTACGACAGTGGCCTCGCCAGCGGCGAATGGAACTGGTGGCGAGAGAACGGCATGCGGGCCGCCGCCTGCCGCTTTAATCAGGGCAAACCCGCCGGTGAGTGGTCCCTTTGGGCCACCGACGGCCAACGGCAGCCGACGGCTTCCTCTAACGGGCGACTGGTACAACGGCCCACCACAATGCTCGTGCGTTGA
- a CDS encoding ZIP family metal transporter, producing MSTDYVLLTYYCIAIVAASIAGGLVPRWLRFSHRRTELIVSFVAGTMLGVAMLHLLPHALAASAPGPGATLAVFRWTIAGFLVMFLIERFFCFHHHEADEDPAAHHHDHEDHPDCGHEHSHSEHTPEMTWSGAAMGLTLHTLLSGVALAASVRHTPDEVWLPGLGAFIAIVLHKPLDAMTIAVLMGKDKWGPGAQALVNGLFALAVPAGVALYVLGLSPVGESGPSAGVAAGVAFSAGVFLCVAMSDLLPELQFHHHDRIALSAAVLAGLGVAELAQRLETHSHGPTPGPTPTAIESPLDPPTTRLD from the coding sequence TTGTCCACGGACTACGTCCTGCTGACTTACTACTGCATCGCGATCGTCGCCGCGTCGATCGCGGGGGGGCTCGTGCCGCGGTGGCTGCGGTTTTCGCACCGGCGGACCGAGCTCATTGTCAGCTTCGTGGCCGGGACGATGCTCGGCGTCGCCATGCTGCACCTGCTGCCGCACGCCCTAGCGGCTTCGGCGCCGGGGCCGGGGGCGACGCTGGCGGTGTTCCGTTGGACCATCGCCGGCTTCCTGGTGATGTTCCTCATCGAGCGGTTCTTCTGCTTCCATCACCACGAGGCGGACGAAGACCCCGCAGCGCATCACCACGACCACGAAGATCACCCTGATTGCGGCCACGAGCACTCCCACAGCGAGCACACCCCTGAGATGACGTGGAGCGGCGCGGCGATGGGGCTCACGCTGCACACCCTGCTGTCGGGCGTCGCCCTGGCGGCAAGCGTCCGCCACACGCCAGACGAGGTCTGGCTGCCGGGCCTGGGGGCGTTTATCGCAATCGTGCTGCACAAGCCGCTCGACGCGATGACGATCGCCGTCTTGATGGGCAAAGACAAATGGGGCCCCGGCGCCCAAGCCCTCGTGAACGGCCTGTTCGCCCTAGCGGTGCCGGCGGGAGTGGCGCTGTACGTCCTCGGCCTGTCCCCGGTGGGCGAGTCGGGGCCGTCGGCCGGTGTCGCGGCCGGCGTCGCTTTCTCGGCCGGCGTCTTCCTCTGCGTGGCGATGAGCGACCTCTTGCCGGAGCTTCAGTTCCACCACCATGACCGGATCGCCCTGTCGGCGGCGGTTCTAGCGGGGTTGGGCGTGGCGGAGCTGGCTCAGCGGCTGGAGACGCATTCGCACGGGCCTACGCCTGGGCCTACGCCGACGGCGATCGAGTCGCCGCTTGATCCGCCCACGACGCGTTTGGATTAG
- the dtd gene encoding D-aminoacyl-tRNA deacylase has translation MKAVVQRVSEASVTVDGEVVGQIGPGLMVLLGVAEGDTEQEARWMADKLVGLRIFEDDDGKMNRSLLDTGGAMLVVSQFTLLGDCRKGKRPSFIGAAAPEVANKLYERFVALVGAAGVPTATGRFRTEMKVALVNEGPVTILVETPPQA, from the coding sequence ATGAAAGCCGTCGTTCAACGTGTCAGCGAGGCCAGCGTCACTGTCGATGGCGAGGTCGTCGGCCAGATCGGGCCGGGGCTGATGGTCCTGCTCGGCGTTGCGGAGGGCGATACCGAGCAGGAGGCCCGCTGGATGGCGGACAAGCTCGTCGGGCTCCGCATCTTCGAGGACGACGACGGCAAGATGAACCGTTCGCTGCTCGACACGGGCGGCGCCATGCTCGTCGTCAGCCAGTTCACACTGCTGGGCGACTGCCGCAAGGGAAAACGCCCCAGCTTCATCGGCGCCGCGGCGCCGGAGGTCGCTAACAAGCTTTATGAGCGGTTCGTAGCGTTGGTCGGCGCGGCGGGCGTGCCGACGGCGACGGGGCGGTTCCGCACCGAGATGAAGGTCGCCCTCGTGAACGAGGGCCCCGTGACAATCCTCGTCGAAACGCCGCCGCAGGCGTGA
- a CDS encoding metal-dependent hydrolase, translating to MADFKTHVTFSSAIGAGYAVVASGLGFDLSTSVLAGGLCGVSGMLPDIDSDSGVPRREALGFAAAVIPLLMIDRFKQFDLSHDQIVLCGVLMYFGIRFWLAKLIGRWSVHRGMWHSIPAVLTFAGLAFLISGPPDQIFVRYLKAIAVGLGALSHLVLDEVYSIDTRGVVPKFKKSFGTAVKFFGKDPKANFSAYAKLAVVALMIGTEPMVIDRVELRNPQLAAKLRGTASKVEAIEERLAQRTGGGLNNSTPPSPSVSNWSNVFRRSDPDRQSAPAQDRQSSPQPPTYPLPSQQPAQPTTLPPGTPSWFAPPGATSGGFAPNRSAALSEPFTR from the coding sequence GTGGCCGACTTCAAGACGCACGTGACGTTCTCCAGCGCCATCGGCGCGGGGTACGCCGTTGTCGCGTCGGGGCTGGGGTTCGACCTCTCGACGTCTGTGTTGGCCGGCGGGTTGTGCGGCGTGTCAGGGATGTTGCCGGACATCGACAGCGATTCGGGCGTGCCACGGCGCGAGGCGCTGGGCTTCGCAGCGGCGGTGATTCCGCTGCTGATGATCGACCGCTTCAAACAGTTCGACCTGTCGCACGACCAGATCGTGCTCTGCGGCGTGTTGATGTACTTCGGCATTCGCTTCTGGCTCGCCAAGCTGATCGGCCGTTGGAGCGTTCACCGCGGCATGTGGCACAGCATCCCGGCGGTGCTGACCTTTGCGGGCTTGGCGTTCTTGATCAGTGGGCCGCCCGATCAGATCTTCGTGCGCTACCTGAAGGCGATTGCGGTGGGTCTCGGGGCGCTCAGTCACCTAGTGCTCGACGAGGTCTACAGCATCGACACCCGCGGCGTCGTTCCGAAGTTCAAGAAATCGTTCGGCACGGCGGTGAAGTTCTTTGGCAAGGACCCGAAAGCCAATTTCTCGGCCTACGCCAAGCTGGCGGTCGTCGCGTTGATGATCGGCACCGAGCCGATGGTGATCGACCGCGTTGAACTACGAAACCCGCAACTCGCCGCCAAATTGCGCGGCACGGCGAGCAAGGTCGAGGCGATCGAAGAGCGGCTCGCGCAGCGGACCGGAGGGGGGCTAAACAATTCGACGCCACCGTCCCCGTCGGTGTCGAATTGGTCTAATGTGTTCCGGCGGTCGGACCCGGACAGGCAGTCGGCGCCGGCGCAGGATCGGCAGTCGTCGCCTCAGCCGCCGACTTATCCATTGCCGAGTCAGCAACCCGCTCAACCAACAACCTTGCCGCCAGGAACACCGTCTTGGTTCGCGCCGCCGGGGGCGACAAGCGGCGGGTTCGCACCCAATCGCAGCGCCGCGTTATCCGAACCGTTCACTCGGTAG
- a CDS encoding CvpA family protein, which produces MATYDLLMIAILVGMTLFGYFRGMAWQLAYLASFVASYFVAVKFADQVAPHIPYVTAPANKFVAMLLIYIGTSFVVWYLFRVVRKGIDSVKMEGFDHQMGAIIGIGRGTLWCVGVTFFAVTLPFVPQAWKQQVVGSKSGFYIARLLDETDSLFPPEVHQVVGPYLNRLETELHSGQTGVAPTPQQANGWPNAANSQPAPQAAPSWGQPAAQTPASPGWPTSQPAGRAQPPGAQPATQPSPADFGWPSASAQPVTGSTPSGGPSDTTAQPVSWPHWP; this is translated from the coding sequence ATGGCGACCTACGACCTGCTGATGATCGCGATCCTCGTGGGGATGACGCTCTTCGGCTACTTCCGCGGGATGGCCTGGCAGCTCGCCTACCTGGCGTCGTTTGTCGCCAGCTACTTCGTCGCTGTGAAGTTCGCCGACCAAGTGGCGCCGCATATCCCCTACGTGACCGCGCCAGCTAATAAGTTTGTCGCGATGCTGCTGATCTATATCGGGACGTCGTTCGTTGTCTGGTACCTGTTCCGGGTCGTGCGAAAGGGGATCGACAGCGTGAAGATGGAGGGCTTCGATCACCAGATGGGCGCCATCATCGGCATCGGACGTGGAACACTTTGGTGTGTGGGGGTTACTTTTTTCGCTGTGACGCTTCCCTTCGTCCCTCAGGCATGGAAACAGCAGGTCGTCGGCTCGAAATCGGGCTTCTACATCGCTCGCCTCTTGGACGAGACCGACTCGCTCTTCCCGCCGGAGGTCCATCAGGTGGTCGGCCCGTACCTGAATCGCCTCGAGACCGAGCTCCACTCCGGCCAAACGGGCGTTGCGCCGACTCCGCAACAGGCGAACGGTTGGCCCAACGCTGCTAATTCGCAGCCGGCCCCGCAGGCCGCCCCGTCGTGGGGGCAACCGGCTGCCCAGACCCCAGCGTCTCCGGGCTGGCCAACGAGTCAGCCAGCCGGTCGGGCCCAACCCCCAGGCGCACAGCCCGCCACCCAGCCTTCGCCAGCCGACTTCGGCTGGCCCTCGGCGAGCGCCCAGCCTGTTACCGGCTCGACGCCCAGCGGCGGCCCATCGGACACGACTGCTCAGCCGGTGAGCTGGCCGCACTGGCCGTAA
- a CDS encoding Gfo/Idh/MocA family protein, with product MFPRDLSRRGFLATTGASAAIASTSALGAVSSANTNSRLRIAFIGVGGRCQSHVDSAIRLQNDPGSVECVAVCDVFNRYRDETAAKIESKTGKAPAKIADYRDIINDESIDAVVIATPDHWHATQTIDALKAGKHVYCEKPMTHTVDEAIAVYRAWKDSGKVMQVGVQSTSLPVWNKINEDIRAGKLGKIMQYQTEFFRNSDMGQWRYYGLSKDMNPKNVDWDMFLGHEQGLAPKQPFDRARFAQWRCYWDFGSGMYTDLFVHRTTSMLKATGLRWPGRVAGGGGIYLEYDSREAPDVATVITDFHEGVQGLVTATMCSSNVPIQQCIRGHFGSAVLGTGEDFSGYDFVAERPQVTHDSSIKDERVEVGHVPNTSFVHFENFIDAVKADDPSKVNCSPELGAAAMVVVKLGASSYREGKVYHFNPETLEYSDGNDSWAKQWEQMSYDRADAKHVPGWHAGDKGSKLIPPGYQKLEGPWIDGKDPAEA from the coding sequence ATGTTTCCGCGTGACCTCTCCCGTCGCGGCTTCCTCGCGACGACCGGCGCCTCGGCGGCGATTGCTTCCACCAGTGCTCTTGGCGCCGTGAGCAGCGCGAACACCAACAGCCGGCTCCGCATCGCCTTCATCGGTGTCGGCGGTCGTTGCCAGTCGCACGTCGACTCGGCGATCCGCCTGCAGAACGACCCCGGCTCGGTCGAATGCGTCGCCGTATGTGACGTCTTCAACCGTTACCGCGATGAGACGGCCGCCAAGATCGAGTCAAAGACTGGCAAGGCGCCCGCCAAGATCGCCGACTACCGCGACATCATCAACGACGAGTCGATCGACGCCGTCGTCATCGCCACGCCCGACCACTGGCACGCCACCCAGACGATCGACGCCCTCAAGGCGGGTAAGCACGTCTACTGCGAAAAGCCGATGACGCACACCGTCGACGAGGCGATCGCCGTCTACCGCGCCTGGAAGGACTCCGGCAAGGTGATGCAGGTCGGCGTGCAGAGCACCTCACTGCCGGTCTGGAACAAGATCAACGAGGACATCCGTGCCGGCAAGCTCGGCAAGATCATGCAATACCAGACCGAGTTCTTCCGCAACTCGGACATGGGGCAGTGGCGTTACTACGGCCTTTCGAAGGACATGAACCCGAAGAACGTCGACTGGGACATGTTCCTCGGTCACGAACAAGGCCTCGCCCCGAAGCAGCCCTTCGACCGCGCCCGTTTCGCCCAGTGGCGTTGCTACTGGGACTTCGGCTCGGGCATGTACACCGACCTGTTCGTGCACCGCACCACGTCGATGCTCAAGGCGACGGGCCTCCGCTGGCCGGGCCGCGTCGCCGGCGGCGGTGGTATTTACCTCGAGTACGATTCGCGTGAGGCGCCGGATGTCGCGACCGTCATCACCGACTTCCACGAGGGCGTCCAGGGCCTCGTGACCGCCACGATGTGCTCGTCGAATGTCCCCATCCAGCAGTGCATCCGTGGCCACTTCGGCTCGGCTGTCCTCGGCACCGGTGAGGACTTCTCGGGCTATGACTTCGTCGCCGAGCGTCCTCAGGTCACGCACGACTCGAGCATCAAGGACGAGCGCGTCGAGGTCGGCCATGTGCCCAACACGTCTTTCGTTCACTTTGAGAACTTCATCGACGCGGTGAAGGCGGACGACCCATCGAAGGTCAACTGCTCGCCGGAACTCGGCGCCGCGGCAATGGTTGTCGTCAAGCTCGGCGCCAGCAGCTACCGCGAAGGCAAGGTTTATCACTTCAATCCCGAGACTCTCGAGTACTCCGACGGCAACGACTCGTGGGCCAAGCAGTGGGAGCAGATGTCCTACGACCGCGCCGACGCGAAGCACGTCCCCGGTTGGCACGCCGGCGATAAGGGGAGCAAGTTGATCCCCCCGGGATACCAGAAGCTCGAAGGCCCCTGGATCGACGGCAAAGACCCCGCCGAAGCCTGA
- a CDS encoding magnesium chelatase has protein sequence MSNPNLDRPRNLAELRNSGWHSKTVKQEVHDNFLRKLRSGEELFPGIIGYDETVIPELNIALLAQHDLLFLGEKGQAKSRLMRRLVDFLDEAIPYIDDRKIPLHDDPYKPITSRGRMLVNGTPADEVPIAWWRREDRYAERLAPGTKFADLIGEIDPAMLAAGVSMGAEESLHFGLIPRMHRGLFAMNELPELDELVQVGLFNILEERDVQIRGYPIKFDIDVMILFSANPATYNRSGKVIPQLKDRIGSLIHTHYPLERTLGVEILEQEVVTRDEGLGTGDEGDDPDSPRPPSPVPNPSVIVPYFMKELIEEISRAARLSKYVDHDSGVSARLSLANYRTMIASARHRAAVLGEETAVPRISDLGHLYASSLGKLELDLMGSHQMSERQVLDAVIAQAIATVFSEYVEEHGLAEIAEVFSQGVRVEVGDMLPSSHYATLLKRVPPAWDKAFEVNASQDPAVRASCVEFVLAGLYATDRISRSQQHGRIVYET, from the coding sequence ATGTCCAACCCCAACTTGGATCGCCCCCGCAATCTCGCGGAGCTCCGTAACTCCGGCTGGCATAGCAAGACCGTCAAGCAAGAAGTCCACGACAACTTCCTCCGCAAGCTCCGCAGCGGTGAGGAACTGTTCCCGGGCATCATCGGCTACGATGAAACCGTCATCCCGGAGCTGAACATCGCGTTGCTCGCGCAGCACGACCTCTTGTTCCTCGGCGAGAAGGGCCAGGCGAAGAGCCGACTGATGCGGCGGTTGGTCGATTTCCTCGATGAGGCGATCCCCTACATCGATGACCGTAAGATCCCGCTACACGACGATCCCTACAAGCCGATCACGTCGCGCGGGCGGATGCTCGTCAACGGCACGCCAGCGGACGAGGTGCCGATCGCATGGTGGCGCCGCGAGGACCGCTACGCCGAACGCCTTGCGCCAGGCACCAAGTTTGCCGACCTCATCGGTGAGATCGACCCCGCGATGCTGGCGGCGGGCGTCAGCATGGGCGCCGAAGAGTCGCTGCACTTCGGCCTGATTCCGCGGATGCACCGCGGCTTGTTTGCGATGAACGAGCTGCCCGAGCTCGACGAGCTGGTGCAAGTCGGTCTCTTCAACATCCTCGAAGAACGCGACGTGCAGATCCGCGGCTATCCCATCAAGTTCGACATCGACGTGATGATCCTCTTCAGCGCCAACCCCGCGACCTACAACCGCTCGGGCAAAGTGATCCCGCAGCTCAAGGACCGCATCGGCTCGCTCATCCACACGCACTATCCGCTGGAACGCACGCTGGGGGTGGAGATCTTGGAGCAAGAGGTTGTTACGAGGGACGAGGGGCTAGGGACGGGGGACGAGGGTGATGACCCTGACTCCCCTCGTCCCCCGTCCCCCGTCCCTAACCCCTCCGTCATCGTTCCCTACTTCATGAAAGAGCTGATCGAAGAGATCAGCCGGGCCGCCCGGCTTTCGAAGTACGTGGACCATGACTCGGGCGTGTCAGCGCGGCTGTCGCTGGCGAACTACCGGACGATGATCGCCTCGGCGCGGCACCGCGCGGCGGTGCTCGGCGAAGAGACGGCCGTGCCACGGATCAGCGACCTGGGGCACCTCTACGCCAGCTCGCTGGGGAAGCTCGAGCTCGATCTGATGGGGTCGCACCAGATGTCCGAGCGGCAGGTCCTCGACGCGGTCATCGCCCAGGCGATCGCCACGGTGTTCAGCGAGTACGTCGAAGAGCACGGCTTGGCCGAGATCGCCGAGGTCTTCTCGCAGGGCGTCCGCGTCGAAGTCGGCGACATGTTGCCGTCTTCGCACTACGCTACCTTGCTGAAGCGCGTCCCACCGGCGTGGGACAAGGCGTTCGAGGTCAACGCGTCGCAAGACCCCGCGGTACGGGCGAGCTGCGTCGAGTTCGTCCTCGCTGGGCTCTACGCCACCGACCGTATCAGCCGCAGCCAACAGCACGGGCGGATCGTGTATGAGACCTGA
- a CDS encoding nitroreductase family protein, whose protein sequence is MDTLTAIQERRAVKHYDPKFEMPEADYDRLMDLALLAPTSFNIQNWRFVVVRDAEQKKKLRAAAWDQAQVTDACLAIVICGDPKSWAKSPERYWRNAPQSTQDVLVPMIEQFYSNSGEQVQHDEVMRSAGIAGQTIMLAAKAMGYDSCPMIGFDAEQVAELIGLPEGHAIGFMVVVGKALKPAHPRGGQLDKSEVVYTDRYPANAS, encoded by the coding sequence ATGGACACCCTCACCGCCATCCAAGAACGTCGCGCCGTCAAGCATTACGACCCCAAATTTGAGATGCCCGAAGCCGACTACGATCGGCTGATGGACCTTGCGCTATTAGCGCCGACGTCATTCAACATTCAGAACTGGCGGTTCGTCGTCGTCCGCGACGCCGAGCAGAAGAAGAAGCTCCGCGCCGCCGCATGGGACCAAGCCCAAGTGACCGACGCTTGCCTGGCGATCGTCATCTGCGGCGACCCCAAATCGTGGGCCAAGTCCCCCGAGCGCTATTGGCGGAACGCGCCGCAGTCGACGCAAGACGTTCTGGTGCCCATGATAGAGCAGTTCTACAGCAACTCCGGCGAACAGGTGCAGCATGACGAGGTCATGCGCTCCGCCGGCATCGCGGGCCAGACGATCATGCTCGCCGCCAAGGCGATGGGTTACGATTCGTGCCCGATGATCGGCTTCGACGCCGAGCAGGTCGCCGAGTTGATTGGACTCCCGGAGGGCCACGCGATCGGCTTCATGGTCGTCGTCGGCAAGGCGCTCAAGCCCGCGCATCCGCGCGGCGGGCAACTCGACAAGTCCGAGGTGGTTTACACCGACCGCTATCCCGCCAACGCAAGCTAG
- a CDS encoding DUF1559 family PulG-like putative transporter, with the protein MPSLISSYCLRPIVAAATALSPIASIRADEAARVSHLTPQSIAAVTVRLANAAKSPVMQQYPVEVLAAATKDFLGVPLGAIDRVTAMVEPPVGVSPQYAIVLESSRPISFDNFRAELTEHTTPGELLGRPMLESSEGMKPSFCLLDDQTLAVGPRLFLKRLVRGVKAGQSELQELMTTEDALQNDLHAAVTLGPLRPVMEMGITAAKQEIDPEALPFLEGILLIDRIVLAVDLDSERGSSLTANAVSSAAADEIERLIADGYARLREKLLEDSDFNEKVRNHPEATMRAWGDYWLRIMDQYALSLGEMRQGETTFVLAKVGPGSYQSQATILAIAGVMTSLLLPAVQAAREAARRNASTNNVKQILLAMLNHESTFSRLPAQAICDSDGKPLLSWRVAILPFIEQSALYEKFHLDEPWDSPHNIKLLAEMPADYLDPSSGMAAEDGKTHYLAVSGEGTAFAGKPEGVRLAEFSDGLSRSVIVVQVNDAHAVEWTKPVDYDTAANADNPTAGIGELHPGVFVTGFADGHVVPTPVSITPEEFAAGASIAGGETTEWP; encoded by the coding sequence ATGCCTTCGTTAATCTCGTCTTACTGCCTCCGCCCTATCGTCGCCGCCGCGACGGCGCTTTCGCCGATTGCCTCGATCCGCGCCGATGAGGCAGCGCGTGTTTCGCATCTGACGCCGCAATCGATTGCCGCGGTGACAGTGCGACTCGCCAACGCCGCCAAATCGCCCGTGATGCAACAGTATCCGGTCGAAGTCCTCGCCGCGGCGACGAAGGACTTCTTGGGCGTACCGCTCGGCGCTATTGACCGCGTCACCGCGATGGTCGAACCGCCGGTCGGTGTCAGCCCTCAGTACGCCATCGTGCTAGAGTCCTCGCGGCCGATCTCGTTCGACAACTTCCGCGCGGAACTCACCGAGCACACGACGCCCGGCGAGCTGCTCGGCCGCCCGATGCTAGAAAGCAGTGAGGGCATGAAGCCGAGCTTCTGCCTCCTCGATGACCAGACTCTCGCTGTGGGGCCGCGGTTGTTCCTCAAGCGGCTAGTGCGCGGCGTGAAGGCGGGGCAGAGCGAACTGCAAGAGTTGATGACCACGGAGGACGCCCTACAAAACGATCTACACGCGGCCGTGACGCTCGGGCCGTTGCGTCCTGTCATGGAGATGGGGATCACGGCTGCGAAGCAAGAGATCGATCCTGAGGCGTTGCCGTTCCTTGAAGGAATCTTGCTTATCGATCGGATCGTGCTCGCTGTCGATCTCGATAGCGAGCGGGGCAGCTCCTTGACTGCCAACGCCGTCAGCTCTGCGGCAGCCGATGAGATCGAACGGTTGATCGCCGACGGATACGCTCGCCTGAGGGAGAAGTTGCTTGAGGACAGCGACTTTAACGAGAAAGTACGCAATCACCCAGAAGCGACGATGCGGGCGTGGGGCGACTACTGGCTCCGGATCATGGACCAGTACGCCCTGTCGCTCGGCGAAATGCGGCAGGGTGAGACCACCTTCGTCCTAGCAAAGGTCGGGCCGGGCTCCTATCAATCGCAGGCCACGATCCTGGCCATTGCCGGCGTCATGACATCGCTGCTCTTGCCGGCCGTGCAAGCCGCGCGTGAAGCGGCGCGGCGCAACGCCTCGACAAACAACGTCAAACAGATCTTGCTGGCGATGCTCAACCACGAATCGACGTTCAGCCGACTACCCGCCCAAGCCATCTGCGATTCTGACGGCAAGCCCTTGTTGAGCTGGCGCGTCGCCATCCTGCCGTTTATCGAGCAGAGCGCGCTCTACGAGAAGTTTCACCTCGACGAGCCGTGGGACAGCCCCCACAACATCAAGCTCCTGGCGGAGATGCCGGCGGATTACTTGGACCCCTCGTCCGGCATGGCGGCGGAAGACGGTAAGACCCACTATCTCGCCGTCTCCGGCGAAGGAACCGCCTTCGCGGGCAAGCCCGAGGGCGTCCGGCTCGCCGAGTTCTCCGACGGCCTGTCGCGATCCGTCATCGTCGTGCAGGTGAACGACGCCCACGCCGTTGAATGGACCAAGCCAGTCGACTACGACACGGCGGCGAACGCTGATAACCCGACGGCTGGCATTGGCGAGCTGCATCCGGGCGTCTTCGTAACCGGCTTTGCCGATGGTCACGTCGTCCCCACGCCGGTATCGATCACCCCCGAGGAGTTCGCGGCGGGCGCCTCGATTGCCGGTGGCGAGACGACGGAGTGGCCTTAG
- the trpD gene encoding anthranilate phosphoribosyltransferase, translated as MPSPLATALGRLTAGEDLSIDEMRAAIGDMMSGSVADHQIGQFLSTLARKGETVEEVAGAAMALREHMTPINTSRPRLVDTCGTGGGGSKTFNVSTTAAIVAAAAGASVAKHGNRSITSRTGSADVLAELGVNIEASVAQVEACLDELGICFCFAPLMHPSMKHVSAVRKQLGIRTIFNVLGPLANPARATRQVLGAGLPELRPLLAGAMQRLGTERTLVVSGEDGLGDVTVSGTTHVSEVVEDSVREYRWTPEDFGLERGATSGLEVESPAHSAMVIRKILKGQPGTARDIVVLNAAAALIAAEVADGPRTGALLAGDAIDSGAASALLAKLVERSHAPA; from the coding sequence ATGCCCTCCCCTCTCGCCACAGCACTGGGCCGCCTGACGGCCGGCGAGGACCTCTCAATCGACGAGATGCGGGCGGCGATCGGCGACATGATGTCCGGGAGTGTTGCGGATCATCAGATCGGACAGTTCCTCTCGACTCTGGCTCGCAAGGGCGAAACGGTCGAAGAGGTCGCCGGCGCGGCGATGGCGTTGCGTGAACACATGACGCCGATAAACACGAGTCGGCCGCGGTTGGTCGACACCTGCGGCACGGGCGGCGGCGGGTCGAAGACGTTCAATGTGAGCACCACCGCGGCGATCGTCGCGGCGGCGGCCGGCGCGTCGGTCGCCAAACACGGCAACCGCAGCATCACCAGCCGCACCGGCTCGGCCGACGTGCTGGCGGAGCTGGGCGTGAACATCGAGGCCTCGGTCGCCCAGGTGGAGGCGTGCCTCGACGAGTTGGGCATCTGCTTCTGCTTCGCGCCGCTGATGCACCCGTCGATGAAGCACGTCAGCGCGGTCCGCAAACAACTCGGCATCCGTACGATCTTCAACGTGCTGGGGCCGCTGGCCAACCCAGCGCGAGCGACCCGGCAGGTCCTGGGCGCCGGTCTGCCGGAACTGCGGCCGCTGCTCGCCGGCGCGATGCAGCGCCTCGGGACCGAGCGGACCCTCGTGGTCAGCGGCGAGGACGGGCTGGGTGACGTGACGGTCTCGGGGACAACGCATGTGTCCGAGGTCGTCGAAGATTCGGTGCGCGAGTACCGCTGGACGCCCGAGGATTTTGGTTTGGAGCGCGGCGCTACTTCAGGCTTGGAGGTGGAGAGCCCCGCCCATAGCGCCATGGTCATCCGCAAAATCCTCAAGGGACAGCCGGGCACGGCCCGCGATATTGTCGTCCTTAACGCGGCCGCGGCATTGATCGCCGCAGAAGTCGCCGACGGCCCCCGCACCGGCGCACTGCTGGCGGGCGACGCGATCGATTCCGGCGCGGCAAGCGCGCTGCTGGCGAAGCTCGTCGAGCGCTCGCACGCGCCGGCTTAA